In a single window of the bacterium genome:
- the grpE gene encoding nucleotide exchange factor GrpE, producing MKEEKKNSAGNGLREIKNKNDVQEEEKKEPEKKQEIPSGKEESELEKLRKDFEEKSRLAAEYYDSLLRLKAEFENFRKRSEREKADIFRFSQEALMREIFSAIDNFELALNAAEKNKDFDNFHKGVDMIYKELKKILEKEGVSEIKAEGEKIDPHKHEVVSHEPGNGEEEEVVVEVIRKGYMMNERVLRPAMVKVGKKR from the coding sequence AAACGACGTGCAGGAAGAGGAAAAGAAGGAGCCTGAAAAAAAACAAGAGATACCTTCGGGGAAAGAAGAAAGTGAGCTTGAAAAGTTAAGAAAAGATTTTGAAGAAAAGTCCAGATTAGCCGCGGAATATTATGATTCTTTACTGCGTTTAAAGGCCGAGTTTGAAAATTTCAGGAAGCGAAGTGAGCGGGAAAAAGCGGATATTTTCAGGTTTTCCCAAGAGGCGCTGATGCGGGAAATTTTTTCGGCGATTGATAATTTTGAACTTGCGTTAAACGCGGCGGAAAAAAACAAGGATTTTGATAATTTTCATAAGGGTGTGGACATGATTTACAAGGAGCTGAAGAAAATTCTGGAAAAAGAAGGAGTATCGGAAATCAAAGCGGAAGGTGAAAAAATTGACCCCCATAAACATGAAGTTGTCAGCCATGAACCTGGGAACGGGGAAGAAGAAGAGGTTGTTGTTGAGGTAATAAGAAAAGGCTATATGATGAATGAAAGGGTGTTACGCCCCGCGATGGTAAAAGTGGGGAAGAAAAGATAA